CACATTCCTAGACCTCTTGGGAAAGTAGGACACAAGAGCATGTGTGTCAGTGAAGGCAAACCTGGAAGAGAACCGAGTCCTGCCTTTCGTCACCAGCAGTGCCATGGGAGGCTCAGCCTTGGCCTTCCTCACAGTTCCCACCATGGTCATCTTTCTCTTCAGGAGGTTCTGGCCGAGCGCATACGAGGTAAAGAAGTTGTCACATGTGATGTTTCGTCCCTGGAGACCTTCTGTCATCTCCAGCACCACACGCATGCCCTGATTCTTCTCTGGTTGTCCATCAGCAGGTTTGCCAGTGTATACCTGCATGTTCAAGGCGTAGCTGCTCCTGGCATCACATGCTGCCCAGATCTTTATGCCATACTTGCCTGGTTTGTTCGGAATGTATTGCTTGAAGGCACAGCAGCCTCTGAAGGACACCAGGCGCTCGTCCACGGTCACATCAGCGCCTGCATTGTACATCAGCTGCAGGCGACACACCCACTTGTCCCACACATCTCTAATGGCTGCAAGTTTGTCCCATCCACGGCGTGCTTTCCTTGTCTCCCGATTATCAAACCGAATCACTCTTGAGATCGCGTAAAACATCTTGAGTGGCATGGTTGCACGAAAAATTGCTCTGCCATGCTGGGCATCCCACAAACTGGCCGAAACTTCTTTACAGGATCTGTACACACCAGCAAGAATCAACAAACCGAAGTATGCCTGCAGGTCTACTCGGTCCAGGTCAGTCCACTTGGTGCCAAACACACGTCGCCCCTCAGGTTGGTCATGTCCAGCACGATATTTTCAATGGACGGTGTTATAAACAGCTCAAATACGGACTTTATTGTGTCGACACGTGACATTGCATAAAGTGTCGGACCTGGCTGACCTCTTAGTCTCTCTGCTCTGTGCATCCGCCGTTTAACAATGGGAGGCTCTGCAGACCACTCCATGTTTCCATCCTTTGATTTAAAGTTATCATTCGCAGGTTTCTCTCTTATATCTTCATCGCTCGAGTCCTCCTCTTCATCGGTGGACGCGTAATCCAGATCTTGCTCGGTGTAGTCCTCTTCCTCCGACACCTCTTCGTCTATTTCTGCAGACTCCTTCTGATTACACTCTTCCTCAGCGAGATTCCAGATCAATTCAAGAGAATCTGTTGCAGTGTCGTACTCCTCCATTGTGCTGGCTTTTCTGCACGATGATGATAAATGCAAATGGACTTTAAAATATGCCGCGAAAGCTGAGGAAGAGCCTGGCTACAGGAAGCCAGAGGTTTTTTCTCCCAACTTTATTGAACACACGTATAGGACATAGGATCGGATGGATAGAAACCGGAAgttgtaaaagaaaaacagtcagACTGAGATTGAAAGTTAAGGACCAAAAATAatgttcaaaacaaaacagacagcaatttaaaataaaaaaaaaaaaccatctaTCAATCTATCAAAAAGCATTTAAATATGGGGTGATTTGGTATATATGAAATTTACCGAGCAGGATCGTGAGGATTATCCTAAAGGGAAGCTCCCGTGACGTCACGTCCACCTGGAGGAAAAACAATGCTTTCCCCtggtgggatttttccattggcttGTACTGTTAAGCAGTCGAGCCCCGTGCCGCATGTTCTCTGTGGGGGTTTCTTTTCCCAGGAGTCCAAAGAcctgcaggttaggttaactggtgactctaaactgcccataggtgtgaagcATGAATggtgtctgtctctatagccccTGACAGCTTATGATATAGGCCTACAGAAATAATTGGATGAAGGATGATGATGCATAaaccaacacattgttggttaATTGATGAAATACTGAATTTTATATGCAAAGAGTGTAGTGTGGAACCATCCATGTTGTTTGGGGCAAGCAGATGGAAGAAAAAAGCTTTCTCATATAAAAACTTATGGAAACGTGTCAAATTTGACAAAGGTCAACAGGAAGGTTACACATACTGGTGTATGGTGGACTAATGAAAACAATGAGagatttcaattcaattcaatggGCTTCATTGGCATGATATCTGACGTGTTGCCAACGTACTATTACAATTAAAGGACAGtgaatgaaattaataaatgcatGGAACTCCATGAAAAACAACATTAGTCAGTACAGTAAAATAGGTAGTTAAATTAGTCAACAAAATAGAATAATATATAGGCTGTATACAGTACTTATAtagacatacatatatacatatctcAAATGTCTCAAATATGTTTACCTGAAGACACGTTTTGTGTCTTTAAGAAGTATACTGATATACTCAAGAACTTTAACTCATTCTTCCAGTCGTTCAAACTGGGCTTAGTTCAAGGCAACTATACAATAAAAACGCTTCCTTGGTTTAGTCGTAGTATCTGCGTTCATGTGTGAGAAAATCTTCCCCAAGATCAAGACAACATTGTGAATACAGTCCAAGTTTCTTGTTTTTATCACAAACACCAAATTTGACAGAATTAACTGTCAAGGCTGACAAAACTTTTTTCCGTCAATTCTGACACTACATGAACACGGTGGCAGCGTCCTTCCGAGCTAACCAGTCAGGACACGGCTTAAATGTCCACAGTCAGTCTCATCCAATGGCATCACAGCTTGTTGCGGCTGCAGCGTTGCCAACGACAACGGGTACTGCGTTCATCTGTCGCTGAGTGTTTCAGAGACCTTGCCTAACGTTCACTAATATTCGCGTTATTAAAATAGTTTTTAATTCCGGTTTCACAACATAAACAGACGGATACTCACTTCCGGTGTTTTGACGTCGCTCTGTAGCTTTGTTAAAGCGAAGAAGACATTTGGCCTGCGAATAAATCGTGTTAGCcaattagcttgctagctaacgttagcacatAGAGCTAATCTCATTGCTTTAGTCTCTCTTCGCCTTTATTGTCGCCTTTAAATCGGATGGAAAGTTGTGAACAGCAGAAAGTGGACTGTAACTAATGACCCTGTAGTTTTTTGACCTGATAACCTACGTGGAGGAACTGCTCCATACTTTCCTCCTCTAAGAGAAGACACCCAGTGAAGACAGACGATGGAGATCCATCTTAATCGAGTGGATTATATTCAAGTAACACCAAGTACAGACGGTGGTGTGTTTGGTTTATGATGCtcttttatgtctttaattctgacattgaattttgacTGTCAATTGTTGTTATAATACAGTTAAATCAGATTCAGTGTGATTGCCATGACACTGAGTACAGTTTAGCATCTAACCAGAAGTGCAAAGAGCAGGTGAGTAACGTACATACGCTAGTCGTAAGATAGCCTTGATAACAAACAGTAAAGGCTAGATATGAATTCTATAGATACTCTTATAATGCATCTCTACCTGGTCACAAGCCCCTCAATCAGCTATTAAACCCATCACGTCATTGTATAACCAGACAGTAAATATTATGGACAAGAAACAATGAGATGGCCCCATTGTCACATCTTGAACAAACACATTATGTTAATTTTTGAAAGCCTTATAAGGTATTCTAACTCTAAGCTTATTTTTAAATGCTCACATGGCCATTCTCCCTCACTGTTTAATATGTTACAAGACACCAGCACACTACTAGAGTCAACACGCTGATTTCAACAGACTGTAACTGTCACATTGCATTATGCAAAACCTAATTTGGACAGCcagttttctctgtgtgtgtgtgtggatgtactTCTGTGTATGGATTTGGGGATaggttttgtgtttatttgtggaTGTGTCTTTGCAGATGAATTGTGGTATATGTGGAAGTATTTTGTGTATGGATTTGCtggtgttttatgtgtgtactTGTGGATGCATTTTCTTTctaatgttttaatttaaaatttctTGTGCATAAATGTACAACTCTAATGTGACTGTGATGTTCACATCAAATAAACTTAACTAGAAAAACTAGAAAATATAGCATAGCGGCAGTACCGGGGTTCAAGCCAGCATGGACGTGTAAAACTTTAGAGCTAAGTAGAATAAAGAACTTTGACAGTTCAGGTTGCCTGCCTTAAAGGTTAccaacaggttttatgacaatCAGAGAGATTCTCATTCGTTAATGTCCAAATCTTTACTGGGCCACGCTCTACTTTGGAAGCACTGTTGCTCCCTAATGGTcaactgcagaaacattttggggacatgcTTTAGTGGCTTAATTAAAAGAgtccaccaagtttggtgatgtttgaAAAAACCTACATTGATTTATGGCTGAATTTTGTTTTGCACTTGTGGCGCCCCCTCCTATTGACCTATTTTAGAATAATACGTGTGTTTCATAATCATTATTTAATATACTCTGcaagttttgttttgattgGATAATCAATTTCTGATTTTTAGTCTGATTGTGTTCTTGCATGcccattttttgtatttgtggtgcCCCCTACTGGTCAATTTGAATGAAACTTTCATTGCATCCTTCAGGAAGATGTGCCTCAGCAGTATCGCCTTCATCAGCCGCCTCGCCCCCACAGGTGTCTGATCACACTACCTGAaagatttgttttctttatgttttgttttttccaccatttaGGATGTGACTCAAACTTTGATGGGGACAGATATTGCCATCAACCGAAGGAACTGTTTATTGAATGTCAGCTTTACAGCCTGTGCTCCGGCTTCTCCGTATGTTTGAGTACAGGTGAAGAGCAGCCAGTAATGCACTGAAGTCTCATGGTGATATTTGTTTTCCCATCTTCTTAATGTGAAGCGGTGGACACCCCTCACTTTGTCCCGTTCACTGAACGCAGCACAGTAGACATCAACTGTGATCTGTATGTATCggctgttattattttttcctcatATGTCCTTATTTATTCATGAAAATCTCTTATTCTGTGatgaaacattaacattttgagattagtaacttaaattaaaatctgCTTATACATGATtaataatattcttttttttaatgatcatGTTGTGCTTGGGTGGATGGAGGATGGGGTTTGTTCACAGTTTCTACGTGGtccaatttattttttatgttcgACACATCTGATGCTCTTATTTGTCTAAATGCCTAACTTTAAATGTATCTATCAATGCCATCAACCCGTTCTTTTAACAACTTGCAAAGTCTATGTAGGTATGATGTCAAAATGGGTGTTGAAATGAGAAACAAGAAATCTGCTGTATTTTATAGACTATTTTAAGGTACCAGACATTTTGCTGTAGAATTCATATTTGAAATGAGTTGCACAATGCCTGTCACGTTTCTGAATGCACCCTCACCTTGTTTCTCAGTTTGAAAGCTGTTTTGAATTTGGCCTCATTTATTTGTTGCGATGTAGTTTTTCTTGCTTGATGCatgctctgattttttttcctgccatgtttaatgtgtttatttgcctCCAGACAAaccacatttttatgacaagAATAAAATGATCTCTTAATGAAaccaataaaatattaaagaacaGGAATGTGGTTTGTGGATATAATTTGTTCAATTGCTGTAGTTGATCTCAACACATTGTAAAGTAATGAAACACATTTGGCCATCCATAGATATGAATTACATTAATTTCTATGCTGACAAACAGTTAGTGTTTCGACCAAGATATCTACTGAGAGGCGAGGTTTACTCTTTAACTTCAAAGTCTTACCCAAAAAATGTACTACAACTTAAATTGTTGTTACCAGAATCCAACTCAGTTGTCTTCATCAGCTGATAGATTTATTAAGTCAaaagcttttctttctttcctttctctttttaaCTTTAAGGCTTAGGGTTCTTGTGGTCATGGacaacctggaaaagtcatggaatcagtaaaaataattgaaatttctgggaaaagtcatgaaaatttgttttgtttaatgaaATGATTACAGTAATCTTCTGTGGATAACATTTTACGTAATTTAACATAAcagcaaatgtattttctggAGCTGAAAATGTGGCACAACTCTAATATGCGTTGATGTTTTGATTACCATCACAAATGTTTCTATATATTCTCCCCCCTATCTGTTTCTCTAGCGAACTGATGTTATGcttgaatagagtttgaatctgagaTGTTTGAAACACGCCGGCAATTATCATCCACTTATGTGTTTCACTTTGTTAGTCGACTTCATTTCAACACATTACCACAAGTTTTACTCCTGTTTTTGGATTTCATGGTCAATAAACCTCATTGCTATTAAATTATacctattttttaatttaaaaaaggcagaaattttgaattattttgacTGTCGCTGGAGGAACACATGTTGGTGGATTATCACAGACTGGTAATCTTAGTCAGGATACTGTTTTTGCGGCCAGTTGTCATCCCtggttagattttttttataaagcatTAAGTATGAATTATCGCCCAGTTGTTATGTGTTGCATCTTTTTAGCCAGCTTCTTccaaacactgttttttaaatttaatgtgtAATAAACCTCGTTTACATGAATTTCTACCACTCAGAGTGAAATAAGCAGACATTATCACATACGTCAGGTATTAGCCAGGACATCCACAGGTCAGAGTTTAATGATGGAACTTTATTTAGAAACAacagaatgcaaaaaaaaagaggaactttttttcttttacaaagcACAGACAACATTTATCTCTAAACTAAAAGATTTGGTTAAACtttttgctttaactttaacgaagacaaaaaaaactaaacacagaaTACAAAAGCATAGAAaaacgtgtgtctgtgtgtgtatgtgtgtgtgtgtgtgtgtgtgtgtgagtatgccTTCATCTGCAAAAGTGGCAGAGTGTAATGGTGTGTTTTTTGCAAATATGCACACAGCATTTTTGGCATGTGATGGTCGTTTTGTTGTCTTTCTTGGAGGGGCAGAATCGGCACCTCTTCCTTTTGGCCGATGGGCTGGGAGAAGGAGCTTTGATGGGGCTGGGGCGGGCAGCCTTGGTGGGGCTGGGGCTGGGGCTGGGGGAAGCTCCTGCAGAGGTAGAGGATACACGCCGCTGGACAGCCAAAACCACGCTGGCAGAGGCTGGGGTGCGGGGAAGAACCTGGCGTCGTTTTATGAGAGGCTCCACCAGTTCTCTCCCGAGCACCTCGAGAAACAGCCTCCTCTTCTGAGGCTTCCCCGGGTACCATGTTGGGTTGATCTCTGTCCACAGTACAAAGGAGTTGTAGGCAGTCACATCGAGAATGTTGTAGAAGACCACCAGGGGCCAACGGGCTGTCATCCTTTTACAGCTGTACACAGCGGTAACCTgcaaacaaatcaataaatcattagAAAATTGATAATGTTGCATAAATGACAGTAAATGTTGCatgaaaaataagtgcaatacCTTGTCGAGATTGTCGACTCCTCCTTTGTTCTTGTTATAGTCCAGGATAATGTGGGGTTTCTTGTCCTCCCTGTTGCTGACAGCTGCGTCCTTGTGAAGGGTGCTCATCAGAAGCACATTCCTAGACCTCTTGGGAAAGTAGGACACAAGAGCATGTGTGTCAGTGAAGGCAAACCTGGAAGAGGAGTCCTGCCTCACCAGCAGTGCCATGGGAGGCTCAGCCTTGGCCTTCCTCACAGTTCCCACCATGGTCATCTTTCTCTTCAGGAGGTTCTGGCCGAGCGCATACGAGGTAAAGAAGTTGTCACATGTGATGTTTCGTCCCTGGAGACCTTCTGTCATCTCCAGCACACGCATGCCCTGATTCTTCTCTGGTTGTCCATCAGCAGGTTTGCCAGTGTATACCTGCATGTTCAAGGCGTAGCTGCTCCTGGCATCACATGCTGCCCAGATCTTTATGCCATACTTGCCTGGTTTGTTCGGAATGTATTGCTTGAAGGCACAGCAGCCTCTGAAGGACACCAGGCGCTCGTCCACGGTCACATCAGCGCCTGCATTGTACATCAGCTGCAGGCGACACACCCACTTGTCCCACACATCTCTAATGGCTGCAAGTTTGTCCCATCCACGGCGTGCTTTCCTTGTCTCCCGATTATCAAACCGAATCACTCTTGAGATCGCGTAAAACATCTTGAGTGGCATGGTTGCACGAAAAATTGCTCTGCCATGCTGGGCATCCCACAAACTGGCCGAAACTTCTTTACAGGATCTGTACACACCAGCAAGAATCAACAAACCGAAGTATGCCTGCAGGTCTACTCGGTCCAGGTCAGTCCACTTGGTGCCAAACACACGTCGCCCCTCCAGGTTGGTCATGTCCAGCACGATATTTTCAATGGACGGTGTTATAAACAGCTCAAATACGGACTTTATTGTGTCGACGTGACATTGCATAAAGTGTCGGACCTGGCTGACCTCTTAGTCTCTCTGCTCTGTGCATCCGCCGTTTAACAATGGGAGGCTCTGCAGACCACTCCATGTTTCCATCCTTTGATTTAAAGTTATCATTCGCAGGTTTCTCTCTTATATCTTCATCGCTCGAGTCCTCCTCTTCATCGGTGGACGCGTAATCCGGATCTTGCTCGGTGTAGTCCTCTTCCTCCGACACCTCTTCGTCTATTTCTGCAGACTCCTTCTGATTACACTCTTCCTCAGCGAGATTCCAGATCAATTCAAGAGAATCTGTTGCAGTGTCGTACTCCTCCATTGTGCTGGCTTTTCTGCACGATGATGATAAATGCAAATGGACTTTAAAATATGCCGCGAAAGCTGAGGAAGAGCCTGGCTACAGGAAGCCAGAGGTTTTTTCTCCCAACTTTATTGAACACACGTATAGGACATAGGATCGGATGGATAGAAACCGGAAgttgtaaaagaaaaacagtcagACTGAGATTGAAAGTTAAGGACCAAAAATAatgttcaaaacaaaacagacagcaatttaaaataaaaaaaacatctatcaATCTATCAAAAAAGCATTTAAATATGGGGTGATTTGGTATATATGAAATTTACCGAGCAGGATCGTGAGGATTATCCTAAAGGGAAGCTCCCGTGACGTCACGTCCACCTGGAGGAAAAACAATGCTTTCCCCtggtggg
This region of Epinephelus fuscoguttatus linkage group LG9, E.fuscoguttatus.final_Chr_v1 genomic DNA includes:
- the LOC125894286 gene encoding piggyBac transposable element-derived protein 4-like, whose product is MSTLHKDAAVSNREDKKPHIILDYNKNKGGVDNLDKVTAVYSCKRMTARWPLVVFYNILDVTAYNSFVLWTEINPTWYPGKPQKRRLFLEVLGRELVEPLIKRRQVLPRTPASASVVLAVQRRVSSTSAGASPSPSPSPTKAARPSPIKAPSPSPSAKRKRCRFCPSKKDNKTTITCQKCCVHICKKHTITLCHFCR